Proteins encoded in a region of the Phacochoerus africanus isolate WHEZ1 chromosome 8, ROS_Pafr_v1, whole genome shotgun sequence genome:
- the ENOSF1 gene encoding mitochondrial enolase superfamily member 1 isoform X6: protein MQKMDSRAVDSPSLWEKALKLDPRMLLSCIDFRYITDVLTEEEAYEILQKGQVGKKEREEQMQTQGYPAYTTSCAWLGYTDTRLTQLCSEALKDGWTRFKVKVGADLQDDIRRCRLIRNVIGPEKTLWLEPEFLWWLLSGSLCHDCMLGLCSRWPLCPGDLRPAARPVLGRPLRKGLSSQMMDANQRWDVPEAVEWMAKLAEFKPLWIEEPTCPDDILGHAAISKALAPLGIGVATGEQCHNRVIFKQLLQAKALQFLQIDSCRLGSVNENLSVLLMAKKFGVPVCPHAGGVGLCELVQHLIIFDFISVSASLKDRMCEYVDHLHEHFKYPVVIRKACYMPPKDAGYSTEMKEESVRQHQYPDGEVWKELLAAQGN from the exons GACCCCAGGATGCTGTTATCCTGCATAGATTTTAGGTACATCACCGATGTCCTGACGGAGGAGGAAGCCTACG aaatacTGCAGAAAGGTCAAGTTGGTAAAAAAGAGCGAG AGGAGCAGATGCAGACACAGGGCTACCCCGCCTACACCACTTCGTGTGCCTGGCTGGGGTACACAGACACCAGGCTGACGCAG CTCTGCAGTGAGGCACTGAAGGACGGCTGGACCAG GTTTAAGGTAAAAGTTGGTGCTGATCTCCAGGATGACATCCGTAGATGCCGACTCATCAGAAATGTGATCGGACCTGAGAAGACCCTG TGGCTGGAGCCAGAGTTCCTTTGGTGGCTGCTCTCGGGCTCCCTTTGTCATGACTGTATGCTGGGCCTCTGCAGTCGGTGGCCTCTCTGCCCTGGGGACCTCAGGCCTGCAGCAAGACCAGTGCTGGGCAGACCTCTCCGCAAAGGTCTCTCCTCGCAGATGATGGATGCCAACCAGCGCTGGGACGTGCCTGAGGCCGTGGAGTGGATGGCAAAGCTGGCAGAGTTCAAGCCGTTGTGGATTGAAGAACCCACTTGCCCTGACGACATCCTAGGACATGCTGCCATCTCCAAG GCACTGGCCCCACTGGGAATTGGCGTAGCCACGGGAGAACAG TGCCACAACAGAGTGATATTTAAGCAACTCCTACAGGCGAAAGCCCTGCAGTTTCTTCAGATCGACAGCTGCAGGCTGGGGAGTGTCAACGAGAACCTCTCCGTGTTGCTGATGGCCAAAAAGTTTGGAG tTCCTGTGTGCCCACATGCTGGTGGAGTTGGCCTCTGTGAACTGGTGCAACACCTGATCATATTTGACTTCATATCAGTCTCTGCAAGCCTCAAAGACAG GATGTGTGAGTATGTTGACCACCTGCACGAGCACTTCAAGTACCCTGTGGTGATCAGGAAGGCTTGCTACATGCCTCCTAAG GATGCTGGTTATTCAACAGAAATGAAGGAGGAATCTGTACGGCAACACCAGTACCCAGATGGAGAAGTCTGGAAGGAGCTCCTGGCTGCTCAAGGGAATTaa